A region of Vigna radiata var. radiata cultivar VC1973A unplaced genomic scaffold, Vradiata_ver6 scaffold_48, whole genome shotgun sequence DNA encodes the following proteins:
- the LOC106752813 gene encoding berberine bridge enzyme-like 18: MAKLLFFSVTVFTSIFPASTSGSARLDQGFRQCFQAILGNNTTSEVTFSKSSSSYEPLLNSSIRNARFLSSSVPKPDLIVTPQSLFHIQVALLCSKKNNLEVRVRSGGHDYEGLSYVSHVPFVIIDLINLRSITINMDEESAWVQSGATVGELYYAIAHKSKVHGFPAGSCSTVGVGGHFSGGGFGTIFRKYGLASDNVIDAQIIDVNGKIRNRTLMGEDLFWAIRGGGGSSFGVITAWKIKLVRVPSTVTVFDVSRSLEQGATELFHKWQIVAPKLPAELFLHVVVGVSNSGSQGGKTVVVSFTGLYLGTAQNLLPLMQNSFSELGLQHNNFTQMTWIQSVLYFAGHSIDESLEVLLRRNQTSSSFKAKSDFVKEPIPLVGLVGLWNMLLLENSPLLIFTPYGGKMSEISESETPFPHRKGNLYGIQYSVNLGSNEEAPKHLYWIRRLYEYMAPYVSKLPRQSYLNYRDLDLGVNQGKMDYETAKPWGLKYFNKNFERLTQVKARVDPGNFFRDEQSIPPL; this comes from the coding sequence ATGGcaaaattacttttcttttctgtcACCGTTTTCACTTCAATTTTCCCTGCTTCAACTTCTGGTTCTGCTCGCCTTGATCAAGGTTTCCGTCAATGTTTTCAGGCAATTTTAGGGAACAACACAACTTCAGAAGTAACATTCAGTAAAAGTAGTTCCTCTTATGAACCACTTTTGAATTCTTCTATAAGAAATGCCAGATTCCTAAGCAGTTCAGTCCCAAAACCAGATCTTATTGTCACTCCACAAAGCCTATTCCACATCCAAGTAGCACTGCTTTGctcaaagaaaaacaacttaGAAGTAAGAGTTCGAAGTGGGGGCCATGACTATGAGGGCCTTTCTTATGTTTCTCACGTTCCATTCGTCATCATTGATCTTATCAACCTTAGGTCAATAACCATCAATATGGACGAAGAAAGTGCATGGGTTCAATCAGGTGCTACAGTTGGAGAACTCTATTATGCAATTGCACACAAAAGTAAGGTCCATGGGTTCCCTGCTGGAAGTTGCTCCACCGTGGGTGTTGGAGGGCACTTCAGTGGAGGAGGGTTTGGaacaattttcagaaaatatgGCTTAGCTTCTGATAATGTCATTGATGCCCAGATAATAGATGTGAATGGAAAGATACGGAATAGAACACTGATGGGAGAAGATCTCTTTTGGGCCATAAGAGGAGGGGGAGGGTCAAGCTTTGGAGTCATTACTGCATGGAAAATCAAGCTTGTACGTGTTCCTTCAACAGTGACAGTTTTTGATGTTTCAAGGTCCTTGGAACAAGGTGCCACTGAACTTTTCCACAAGTGGCAAATTGTTGCTCCCAAACTTCCTGCAGAACTTTTTCTGCACGTTGTTGTGGGAGTTTCCAATTCAGGTTCTCAGGGTGGAAAAACTGTGGTTGTTTCCTTCACAGGATTGTACCTTGGGACAGCTCAGAATCTCCTTCCTTTGATGCAAAACAGTTTTTCAGAACTGGGTTTGCAGCACAACAACTTCACCCAGATGACTTGGATTCAATCTGTTCTTTACTTTGCAGGCCACTCAATAGATGAATCGTTGGAGGTCTTGCTCAGGAGAAATCAAACATCTTCAAGTTTCAAAGCAAAATCTGATTTTGTTAAGGAACCAATTCCCTTAGTTGGCTTAGTTGGGCTATGGAATATGCTGCTATTGGAGAACTCACCACTGTTGATCTTCACACCATATGGTGGAAAAATGAGTGAGATTTCAGAATCAGAAACTCCTTTTCCGCACAGAAAAGGGAACTTATATGGTATTCAGTATTCGGTGAATTTGGGTTCAAATGAAGAAGCCCCAAAGCATTTATATTGGATAAGAAGATTGTATGAATATATGGCACCCTACGTGTCAAAGTTGCCAAGACAGTCATATTTGAATTACAGGGACCTTGATTTGGGTGTGAACCAAGGAAAAATGGACTATGAAACAGCAAAACCATGGGGTTTGAAATATTTCaataagaattttgaaagaCTGACACAAGTGAAGGCCAGGGTTGATCCTGGAAACTTTTTCAGGGATGAGCAGAGCATTCCACCATTGTAG